The window GTTCTCGTATCCCACGTCAAGGGACTGGATGGCCTCGACAATGGCTATGGCCGCAATGTACTGcacgaagacgacgggcctcgaggcggcgagatgTGCTGGATGGTTGATGATGGTAGAGAACATGAGGGCGCCAGGGGGGGCTACCCAGACGTTCGTACCACGACCGCGGCCAGCGACTTGTGTCGATGCAGAAAAGGTGAAGCCAGTTGGCAGCTTGGAAATGAGTTTCTGGTTCCTAGCGAGGCTGTCAGCGAAGCGGACGGAGACTCAAAGCGGCCCGGTACCATACTTTTCGAGGAGCGAATTTGTGCTCGTCACAACGTCGCCGTACATAAGAATGCTTCCCCAGTCATCGGCATGTTCCTCCATGGCCTGGAAACGCTGGAGGCTCGAATAGTACTGGCTGTGGTCGAAGCGAGGCGTCAGGCCAACTTCCGGCCAGGCGTCCTCGTGAGCGATGATGCGCTTCGGGATGCTGGAGTAGTCCACCATGGCACCATCTTCGACAGCCAAGTCCACGCTCATGGGAAGCGATTGCCGCAGCTCGTCAACATTCAAAGGCAGTTCGTTGGTTAGGATGTGGAACGTATCGGCTTCGCCCTTGATGCACTCTTGGCCGCCGTCCAGCTTATCGATGACATCTTCCCAGCCACAGAGCAGCTCCGAGACTTTGGTACGATCGAGGGCAGAGAGGTGCAGGTTTGACAACTTTGGAAATGCCATGGATTCTTGACTCGACTCGACGCCAAGCTTTCCCAGACAGGCCCTCAGGAAAGCGGTTCGCGCGTGGTCATCTCGAGCGAGCCGGTCCCTGAGCGCGTCGTACCCAGGCACGTCGGGCCTAGGGTGGAGGTTGACGGCGGCAAACCTGCCGTCATTAGTTCGGGATGCAAGGAGGCTCGGAATTTGCCACGTACTCGGGATGGGGTCCGCAGAGCATCGCCTTGCCGTCACCAACATGGCACaagacgacggcagccttgccatcgccgccgtcgacgttcaACTCATCACGGTACGAGGCGAGAACGTCAACCCTGCGGCAGGCGACGCGGGCAGCATCGACaaagacgccgccgccgttgtaGTAGGAGGCAAAGGTCTCGGGCACGGGCTCGTCAAAGGCACCGGTGGCGACCTTTAGCGTGGCCGCTCTCGCTCCATTCTCGCTCCTGTACTCGAAGCCCTCGAAGGCACCTCCGCGACAGGTGCCGGGGAAGAAGGAGAGCTCCCGGCTCCCGATGACCTCGAGCGGCTTGTTGCCGACCTCGAACTCGCAACGGGCGCTGCCGTAGTAGGCGCCGGCGCAGAAGCCGAGGTaggcgccgcctcgacggacGTAGTCGCTGATGCGCTGGTTCCCCTCACCGTTGAAGACTCTGCAATAGCCCAGGTCGGCGCCCCCGGGGAGGACGAGAAGGGCGCAGGTCGGAGCCCAGGGTTCCTTGAGGACGACGGACTCGCCGACGGGGATGACGGCGTAGTTGGGCGAAAGCAGCGCTCGAAGAGAGTAGATGCATTGTCGGACCGATTCAGCCGTCGTGCCGGTGCCTGCGTGTGTCTGTGTCAGGGAGAAAACGAAAAGGATTCGGGAGCATGCAGCTGGTGGTAGTAGCTACCCGTATAGACGAGGACGTTGAGCCGCCGGGGAGCCATGGTGGTTGGCAGTGGAGGGTTGACTCGGTGGCTGATCCACGTTTGACGACGCTCGACCCGAGCTCTGCATTGCCAAATTTCTTCCCTCCACCACCACAATCGACATCACGCCGAGCCAAGCCAAGCCAAAGGGCAGCTGCCAAACGAGAGCCTCATCCGTCGCATTCGGAAATCAAAGGACCGATCATGCAGGCCGAAAAGGACAAGAATGCAGCTGCGGCAGATACggtggatgacgacgagccggaTGAGTGGTGAGTGACGGATAAAACGACACCAGCCGAGCACTTCTTCATCCAAGTCCCCGTCTCGGCATGCACTGGCCCACGCTGACtgacacgacgacggcgacgactgcAGGGACAAACGGATATTTAGCACGGGCTGTGCAGGTGCGTGGTCTCTGCCCTCTCCTCGACGCTACGGGCACACGCTGCCTTCCCCAGGTACGGGGAAGCAGAGAACAAGTCTGACGATGGGCAGACGAGAATGCCAAGATGACGGATTGCTATTTTGACAAAAAGGACTGGCGGGCATGTACCGCAGAGGCATGTGAATATCCTTCCCTTTTCCTTGCTCGACTGTCTGCGAGCGGCGATGTCGTGGCTGTTCCCGATGCTGACGGGGAGGAATCTAGATGGAGCAGTTCAAGCAGTGCTGGAAGCGTCACGGCAACGATGAGCGCACGTCGAGCAAGGACGCCTAGATAGTAACCGACCGCGCAACAGACCATGCGATGAAATCCTGCGGCGATCTATCGGCAATCGTTTCATTGGCATGGCGTCCAGGACGGTATACCTCTCATCGGCTTCACCGTAGTGTTTTTGCATCCTTTCCATTACAATACTATTCTTCAATACCCGCCGCATATCTCATATTTCGACGGCTTTGTGGCTCAGTGCGTCTTGGTGTTCCTTGTCGGTGACGTGAGTGTCCACTGCCGCGTGCTGGCTCAACCACTGGAGAGCTCATTAGCGCCGTCACACCCTTCTCCGCTCGCCCGCGCTAATTCGTTCCTTAGGCGCCGTTCCAGCTCTGCCGTACCCCGTAGTGGCAGGCAATTGCAAGAGTCAGTTCACGGATGGTGAAAAACGGCTGTCAAAACAGCAGCCACCACGACAATTCTTCCTGCATCGTGACACCTCCCCCCCTGACCGCGCGCACGAGTCCAACCATGTCTCTCTCGGGTCGAATCGCCACCGCGGCGCCGCGGCAATTCATACGTCGCGCTCCCTCCGTTGCCCTCTTGTTCCGCCACCACTATGCCACAGAAGCCGCTGCTGTCAAGGCAATAGAAGACGTGCCGAGCTCAAGCatgccgacggcaacgacgccACCGACGACAGTAGCATCCAAGTGGACCAAGGTTTCCAAGGCCAAGGTCTCAACAGTGGCCAAGCCCGTCATCACATCGGTACCCTCGCGCGCTTTGTACGAGGCCAAGACCATTGCCCATCAGCCGCAGGCGGCCGGGGCGAGCGCCGAAGACCCTCTTCCTGCCCAAGAAATATCCGGCGTCGACTGGGCGAATAGCTTCCACGGGATCTCAGCCCGCCCCGTATCCGAGGTGCAGTTCCGCGTGCTCATGCAACCCCTGGATCACCGGGACATCGAGGTCAAACCCGACGGCGTCATATACCTTCCCGAGATCAAGTACAGGAGGCGCCTCAACGAAGCCTTTGGCCCTATGGGCTGGGGCATAATACCCAAGGGCGAGTCTGTCGTGggcaacgccgtcgtcacgcgCGAGTACGCCCTCATCGTCGATGGACGGTAAGTTCTTCCCTTGCCTCCTTCCTTGGCCCGTCGTTTTCGGCCGACAATGTCGTCTTCCATCTCGCCTCTGCCCGCTAGAAAGGCGGTGCTGATGCCAGCCCCGCAGGTTCGCCTCACAGGCACAGGGTGAAAACTCGTTCTTCTCGCCCGACCAACTTccttcggccgtcgagggatGCAAATCCAACGCGCTGATGCGCTGCTGCAAGGACCTGGGCGTTGCCTCGGAGCTATGGGACCCCCACTTCGTCCGCTGGTTCAAGAAGACGCAAATGGAGGAGGTCTGGGTCGAGcacacgacgacgaagaagaagcgCACTTTTTGGTACCGCAAGGGTGAGGTCGACGTTGCCTACCCCTACAAGCTGGCCAAGTGAGCAACAAGCGGCGGGA of the Drechmeria coniospora strain ARSEF 6962 chromosome 01, whole genome shotgun sequence genome contains:
- a CDS encoding biotin apo-protein ligase codes for the protein MAPRRLNVLVYTGTGTTAESVRQCIYSLRALLSPNYAVIPVGESVVLKEPWAPTCALLVLPGGADLGYCRVFNGEGNQRISDYVRRGGAYLGFCAGAYYGSARCEFEVGNKPLEVIGSRELSFFPGTCRGGAFEGFEYRSENGARAATLKVATGAFDEPVPETFASYYNGGGVFVDAARVACRRVDVLASYRDELNVDGGDGKAAVVLCHVGDGKAMLCGPHPEFAAVNLHPRPDVPGYDALRDRLARDDHARTAFLRACLGKLGVESSQESMAFPKLSNLHLSALDRTKVSELLCGWEDVIDKLDGGQECIKGEADTFHILTNELPLNVDELRQSLPMSVDLAVEDGAMVDYSSIPKRIIAHEDAWPEVGLTPRFDHSQYYSSLQRFQAMEEHADDWGSILMYGDVVTSTNSLLEKNQKLISKLPTGFTFSASTQVAGRGRGTNVWVAPPGALMFSTIINHPAHLAASRPVVFVQYIAAIAIVEAIQSLDVGYENLPVKLKWPNDIYALDPSKPASSKQYVKIGGILSQCGYSDGAYQIVLGIGINAINPRPTTSISDLLPTHAAPLHLESLLARIITRLEAIYAQFRRQGFSDDLERRYYRHWLHTGQAISLEAEGGASARVLGITRDWGMLRVEETDSEGRGTGRLWTLQSDENSFDFWRGLVRRKE
- a CDS encoding mitochondrial genome maintenance protein MGM101, which gives rise to MSLSGRIATAAPRQFIRRAPSVALLFRHHYATEAAAVKAIEDVPSSSMPTATTPPTTVASKWTKVSKAKVSTVAKPVITSVPSRALYEAKTIAHQPQAAGASAEDPLPAQEISGVDWANSFHGISARPVSEVQFRVLMQPLDHRDIEVKPDGVIYLPEIKYRRRLNEAFGPMGWGIIPKGESVVGNAVVTREYALIVDGRFASQAQGENSFFSPDQLPSAVEGCKSNALMRCCKDLGVASELWDPHFVRWFKKTQMEEVWVEHTTTKKKRTFWYRKGEVDVAYPYKLAK